One window of Biomphalaria glabrata chromosome 6, xgBioGlab47.1, whole genome shotgun sequence genomic DNA carries:
- the LOC106057516 gene encoding putative transferase CAF17 homolog, mitochondrial — protein sequence MAGICMYRCSNRFFKNFSIKLLRSFIHTSNGHIHRALCRLESRGVIRLTGKDTESLLQGLVTNDVYQLQEKSPSAMYTMVLNVQGRVLYDLFLYNVSKDGIDSTVLLVDVDRKVKDELINFLKKYRLRKKVNIEDVSDQFKVWAKWNDVPNTKDIDDQILSFNDPRVPTLAKRILAEQETIESSSNTTEKDYRIHRYKNGIPEGVVDLPPGSCFPLESNLALMNGVNFQKGCYVGQELTARTFHTGVTRKRLMPIYLDSTATITSDTTILTKANGKNAGKFRSCEGHYGLGLLRLEYIREELTVESIDKQVISLKPKVPEWWPETVLTV from the exons ATGGCTGGCATATGTATGTATAGGTGCTCaaacagatttttcaaaaatttttcaATAAAGCTTCTCAGGTCATTCATTCACACCTCAAATGGACATATTCACCGTGCACTATGTCGACTTGAGTCTCGAGGTGTTATTAGGCTTACTGGAAAGGACACAGAGTCTCTCCTTCAAGGTCTGGTCACTAACGATGTTTACCAACTACAAGAAAAGTCACCTTCGGCTATGTACACAATGGTGCTGAATGTTCAG GGACGTGTTTTATATGATCTTTTTCTATACAATGTATCTAAAGATGGGATTGATTCAACAGTATTATTAGTAGATGTAGATAGAAAAGTCAAAGATGAACTTATCAATTTCCTCAAAAAGTACAGACTGAGGAAAaag GTTAATATTGAGGATGTCTCAGATCAATTTAAAGTCTGGGCTAAGTGGAATGATGTCCCTAACACAAAAGATATTGATGACCAAATTTTGAGTTTCAATGATCCTAGGGTGCCTACATTAGCTAAAAGAATACTGGCTGAACAGGAAACTATAG AATCGTCTTCTAACACCACAGAGAAAGATTATAGGATACACAGATACAAAAATGGTATCCCTGAAGGTGTGGTAGATCTACCACCTGGAAGCTGTTTCCCTTTAGAAAGTAACTTGGCACTTATGAATGGAG TGAATTTCCAAAAAGGTTGTTATGTTGGTCAGGAGCTGACAGCACGCACTTTTCACACTGGCGTCACACGCAAGCGCCTCATGCCTATTTATTTAGACAG CACAGCTACAATAACTTCCGATACTACCATCTTGACTAAAGCTAATGGCAAGAATGCTGGAAAGTTTCGCAGCTGTGAAGGTCATTATGGTCTGGGCTTACTTCGACTAGAATACATTCGTGAAGAGCTTACAGTTGAATCTATAGACAAGCAAGTAATCTCATTAAAGCCAAAAGTCCCAGAGTGGTGGCCAGAAACTGTTCTCACTGTCTGA